The DNA region AGCAAGATTCACACTGTGGACACAAGCAATGAAGAACTTTCTCCCTAGACAAATATAACTtgaatcaaatttatatttcaaaacaaattttgCAAGATTAAATTAATGATGGAATTTGGATAAAACCTGCAATAAGGCATCCTGATTGAATCTACTAAAACAAGGCCACTGGCATCTGGTGTAAATTGCAATGTAGATTTATCACATGCAATCTAATAAGAATGAAGAAGCACAAAGCAAGTTAGCTACTAGCTCATACAAGTGAGAAGAATTCTGAATGATGATACTTGTTAGATAACTTACTTCTCTACCAAATTCATCTTTCAAGGCAGGTAAGCTCATAGACGTATATCCAACTATACAAGGATTACCCAGACAATTTTCTTCAGCAGATAGCTTGTATAGAAACAAATCCCTCTTTCTATCTTCTAAAAGTCCACATGAAACACAAATGTAGATATCATCAGAATTTTTGGTCAACGTTATAGATGAAATTCGCATTGGAAGAGAATAGCAACCAATGAATTTCATAGTGTCTTTTATTTCATCATTCAAATCATTTTCTCCCAAAcaattggaattgatttcaactTTGTCTTCCTCGATATGGGACGCACAAGTTTGAGAAGTAGCTCTTCCCTGGTCTGGTATCTGATACATTGAGTCAGAATGCAGAATCCCTATCTTATCATTGTCAATGAAACCGTCAGGATGTGCCACACACAAATTGCGACCACCAATTATTTTCATATCTTTCTTTTTCCCAGTAACACTTGATTTTTGGTCATGTAATACATGGTTCTGAACCAAAGCATCTTCCACATTTTGATTCTGTAAATTAGAAATCTGTCCTTCAAGCCAACCTCCATTAAATAAAGCTTTAGAGCTGTCACTATCACCATTTGCAACAGCTTGGCAAGGAGTAGGTATTTCTGAATTCCTAGACCCGTTACATATTTCAGTAACACATTGGTCCTCAATGCTCCTGCAAATTATGCTCTCTGACAGAGGAGCACCATATTTTTGCATCTCTGACTCTGTACTTTCAGGAAAAGATTCTTGCTTTCCAGATGCAGGAATGAACTCAGGCCCTCTAGCTTCATTGTCGACTTTATCTATTCCAGTAGCAAatcaataaacataaaaatttgtcaaaaatGATTAGATTTTTAGTCAGgagttttcttttccttttattcCTTATAAAGAGATTTTCAGTTGCATCTTTTCATCAGTTTTTAATTTGCACTTATGGAATTGAGACTTCCTATATTGTATCAattattataaacaaaatcaactcAGTATCTTATCCAAAGTAAAAATGACGCCATTGACTAAAGTAGTAACTGTATATCAAGGAAAGGGAAGAAAGGGTTGTAGGAAACGTCAATTACCTTCGCAATCAGGTACAATTCCTAGATCTGAGTTCTTGGAGAAATGCTGAATGGGTTTATAGTTTACATCTGCACTAATTGAACACTGATTTTCTGATTTGACCAAAGGGTCTAATGGAACAGCTGATGGGCAGGGTGTGGCAGGATGAAGTGCATAAACATCATTATTTTGAGACATCTCATCAGAATCTTTCTGCATTTCTTCATGAGAGAAAGTTTTCTTAGATTCAGTGGTCTTATTTTGGCAAGCAAATGAATCAGTTGCATCAAATACCAGAAATGAACCTTTTTGTTTAGGTTCCTGCAACTCCTGCAAATCAGCTGCAACTGATTGAGCATTATCAGAAGGTGGTAGCTCATTACCAACAAAATGGTCATTATCTAAACTGTCTGGAACAACGTATCTGAAACTTTCCGCATCCAAAAGACCAGTTACTCTCAGATGATCAGCCTTTGTTTGTCTGTCTGAACTAGAACATCCATCTGCACAATTAACATGATCCCCATAATAAGTCTAGAAGAGTAACACACCAGGAATAGTAGATGGTGGCTCAAAGGTACCCTCAACAGTTGTGCCACTCTGCCAGCAGGAAATTAAGAAAttgaattcaaaacaaaaaagctaaaaatgtTAGTGATACCAGAAGGTTTGACTTTAGCAGATGGAATTGCTCCATTTACAATATAATCTGATTTTGGCGTGCAAGAAATATCTTTTGTCTGTTTAGTTATCCTCCTTTTTTTCCGTGATGAATATGTAAGAAATGGAATTGCTCGTGGAAGTAGAATCGCTATCATTGAATTAGTTACATCTTCATCAACAGAATCAAAATCACTTTTTCCAGAATCTCCCTTCAAGTAATAACTTTTTTCCTCTGAATGTGATTCTGTTTTTGTCTCCTCAGAAAACACCAAATCAGCAACCGGTTCATCTCTAGTTATGAGCTGTTCTCCCCTGAGGTCGTCAAAATTTGTAGCACAAGTGATATCTGCATAGAACCCAGCTCTATTACAACTTAAAAAATTACAGTTTATTTTGATGTTTCGTCATCATTTCTCCCTAGGAGTCCCTTTGCAAACCAATATGAGAGTCCTTGTGTAGATTTGTAAGATTCTTAATGACGACACTCATTAATGGAGACTCCTTTGTctctttaaatttgctacataGCGTAGACTAAAGTGAGACTTTTTTTAGATAGTGTATTAGCGTAGCGAATTGAAATGCACGGGAGCAGTATTTCATTGCATGGAACCTATGTAACTAATTCCAACCAAGAAACCAATTTTGCAATTTTGTTTCTCGACAAGCCTCGTTGTCTAAGTAACACAAAAGGAAGTTTGACAGAATGCTAGTACCTTGCTGAGAATCATAGGTATCAGGCACACATAGAGCACCAAAATGATGGACTTGGGGATCTCTCAGAACTGGAGACCTGGATTCTAGCAGGTCAGGTAAAACTTGAATCTTCTCATTTACTCCTGTTGCTACAGGCGAATCAACTCCTTGCACATCAGCACTTTGACTGTCAAGC from Amaranthus tricolor cultivar Red isolate AtriRed21 chromosome 3, ASM2621246v1, whole genome shotgun sequence includes:
- the LOC130809378 gene encoding uncharacterized protein LOC130809378 isoform X4; this encodes MANSDEDAKSDGLEILSIGVLYSGPWDKKYWSSSRGKDRYPYPVGYQARRTHKALTYKLEIFEGSKGPIFQITSNDKQFGSGDTPDRACENFQRKCSRIKLWHGKRFSGKLDGVEFFGFKNALVQRLLRELVATVNDASDRSSAFNNTLEASSKVHDLEVNVTHKDLNLSSDCEKTVVITKRSRTDIGLVKKSACWSTHERSQTPDQVDEVKVLNSVPVKMDIDGQNVPSPVHELSVKSHEVLAYSKAEPCLIQVQSELPCVGICAAASSRGVDMPQEETVLDSQSADVQGVDSPVATGVNEKIQVLPDLLESRSPVLRDPQVHHFGALCVPDTYDSQQDITCATNFDDLRGEQLITRDEPVADLVFSEETKTESHSEEKSYYLKGDSGKSDFDSVDEDVTNSMIAILLPRAIPFLTYSSRKKRRITKQTKDISCTPKSDYIVNGAIPSAKVKPSDGCSSSDRQTKADHLRVTGLLDAESFRYVVPDSLDNDHFVGNELPPSDNAQSVAADLQELQEPKQKGSFLKDSDEMSQNNDVYALHPATPCPSAVPLDPLVKSENQCSISADVNYKPIQHFSKNSDLGIVPDCEDKVDNEARGPEFIPASGKQESFPESTESEMQKYGAPLSESIICRSIEDQCVTEICNGSRNSEIPTPCQAVANGDSDSSKALFNGGWLEGQISNLQNQNVEDALVQNHVLHDQKSSVTGKKKDMKIIGGRNLCVAHPDGFIDNDKIGILHSDSMYQIPDQGRATSQTCASHIEEDKVEINSNCLGENDLNDEIKDTMKFIGCYSLPMRISSITLTKNSDDIYICVSCGLLEDRKRDLFLYKLSAEENCLGNPCIVGYTSMSLPALKDEFGREIACDKSTLQFTPDASGLVLVDSIRMPYCREKVLHCLCPQCESCCFEENAVKIVQIKPGYVSLIKKLNTLYPVHSVLVCEPDHLIALDESGRIYIWIMNSAWSVQTEVFVIPSYDFLPSRIVELKRMPKSASMVVGHNGYGEFSLWESSSNTKLVVKLFVFVLDLARDIIKRSVISRFSAAASSVLDFQPISLFSWPTKGISHDKDVMKGCVRKLEEATMMWFSRNTGANISYPREGEDIAVWLLIRTSSESDGQSTCYSHNCHFDSDGCWRPGLLIKNTVILGSALYTSTTAVGASSGSGIIGTQEGRVYVWELITGRKLGALHDLEGNEVLHISTDHFTSSVVAIAGDRQLCVYLHK
- the LOC130809378 gene encoding uncharacterized protein LOC130809378 isoform X5; amino-acid sequence: MANSDEDAKSDGLEILSIGVLYSGPWDKKYWSSSRGKDRYPYPVGYQARRTHKALTYKLEIFEGSKGPIFQITSNDKQFGSGDTPDRACENFQRKCSRIKLWHGKRFSGKLDGVEFFGFKNALVQRLLRELVATVNDASDRSSAFNNTLEASSKVHDLEVNVTHKDLNLSSDCEKTVVITKRSRTDIGLVKKSACWSTHERSQTPDQVDEVKVLNSVPVKMDIDGQNVPSPVHELSVKSHEVLAYSKAEPCLIQVQSELPCVGICAAASSRGVDMPQEETVLDSQSADVQGVDSPVATGVNEKIQVLPDLLESRSPVLRDPQVHHFGALCVPDTYDSQQDITCATNFDDLRGEQLITRDEPVADLVFSEETKTESHSEEKSYYLKGDSGKSDFDSVDEDVTNSMIAILLPRAIPFLTYSSRKKRRITKQTKDISCTPKSDYIVNGAIPSAKVKPSDGCSSSDRQTKADHLRVTGLLDAESFRYVVPDSLDNDHFVGNELPPSDNAQSVAADLQELQEPKQKEMQKDSDEMSQNNDVYALHPATPCPSAVPLDPLVKSENQCSISADVNYKPIQHFSKNSDLGIVPDCEDKVDNEARGPEFIPASGKQESFPESTESEMQKYGAPLSESIICRSIEDQCVTEICNGSRNSEIPTPCQAVANGDSDSSKALFNGGWLEGQISNLQNQNVEDALVQNHVLHDQKSSVTGKKKDMKIIGGRNLCVAHPDGFIDNDKIGILHSDSMYQIPDQGRATSQTCASHIEEDKVEINSNCLGENDLNDEIKDTMKFIGCYSLPMRISSITLTKNSDDIYICVSCGLLEDRKRDLFLYKLSAEENCLGNPCIVGYTSMSLPALKDEFGREIACDKSTLQFTPDASGLVLVDSIRMPYCREKVLHCLCPQCESCCFEENAVKIVQIKPGYVSLIKKLNTLYPVHSVLVCEPDHLIALDESGRIYIWIMNSAWSVQTEVFVIPSYDFLPSRIVELKRMPKSASMVVGHNGYGEFSLWESSSNTKLVVKLFVFVLDLARDIIKRSVISRFSAAASSVLDFQPISLFSWPTKGISHDKDVMKGCVRKLEEATMMWFSRNTGANISYPREGEDIAVWLLIRTSSESDGQSTCYSHNCHFDSDGCWRPGLLIKNTVILGSALYTSTTAVGASSGSGIIGTQEGRVYVWELITGRKLGALHDLEGNEVLHISTDHFTSSVVAIAGDRQLCVYLHK
- the LOC130809378 gene encoding uncharacterized protein LOC130809378 isoform X1, which produces MANSDEDAKSDGLEILSIGVLYSGPWDKKYWSSSRGKDRYPYPVGYQARRTHKALTYKLEIFEGSKGPIFQITSNDKQFGSGDTPDRACENFQRKCSRIKLWHGKRFSGKLDGVEFFGFKNALVQRLLRELVATVNDASDRSSAFNNTLEASSKVHDLEVNVTHKDLNLSSDCEKTVVITKRSRTDIGLVKKSACWSTHERSQTPDQVDEVKVLNSVPVKMDIDGQNVPSPVHELSVKSHEVLAYSKAEPCLIQVQSELPCVGICAAASSRGVDMPQEETVLDSQSADVQGVDSPVATGVNEKIQVLPDLLESRSPVLRDPQVHHFGALCVPDTYDSQQDITCATNFDDLRGEQLITRDEPVADLVFSEETKTESHSEEKSYYLKGDSGKSDFDSVDEDVTNSMIAILLPRAIPFLTYSSRKKRRITKQTKDISCTPKSDYIVNGAIPSAKVKPSDGCSSSDRQTKADHLRVTGLLDAESFRYVVPDSLDNDHFVGNELPPSDNAQSVAADLQELQEPKQKGSFLVFDATDSFACQNKTTESKKTFSHEEMQKDSDEMSQNNDVYALHPATPCPSAVPLDPLVKSENQCSISADVNYKPIQHFSKNSDLGIVPDCEDKVDNEARGPEFIPASGKQESFPESTESEMQKYGAPLSESIICRSIEDQCVTEICNGSRNSEIPTPCQAVANGDSDSSKALFNGGWLEGQISNLQNQNVEDALVQNHVLHDQKSSVTGKKKDMKIIGGRNLCVAHPDGFIDNDKIGILHSDSMYQIPDQGRATSQTCASHIEEDKVEINSNCLGENDLNDEIKDTMKFIGCYSLPMRISSITLTKNSDDIYICVSCGLLEDRKRDLFLYKLSAEENCLGNPCIVGYTSMSLPALKDEFGREIACDKSTLQFTPDASGLVLVDSIRMPYCREKVLHCLCPQCESCCFEENAVKIVQIKPGYVSLIKKLNTLYPVHSVLVCEPDHLIALDESGRIYIWIMNSAWSVQTEVFVIPSYDFLPSRIVELKRMPKSASMVVGHNGYGEFSLWESSSNTKLVVKLFVFVLDLARDIIKRSVISRFSAAASSVLDFQPISLFSWPTKGISHDKDVMKGCVRKLEEATMMWFSRNTGANISYPREGEDIAVWLLIRTSSESDGQSTCYSHNCHFDSDGCWRPGLLIKNTVILGSALYTSTTAVGASSGSGIIGTQEGRVYVWELITGRKLGALHDLEGNEVLHISTDHFTSSVVAIAGDRQLCVYLHK
- the LOC130809378 gene encoding uncharacterized protein LOC130809378 isoform X3 — its product is MANSDEDAKSDGLEILSIGVLYSGPWDKKYWSSSRGKDRYPYPVGYQARRTHKALTYKLEIFEGSKGPIFQITSNDKQFGSGDTPDRACENFQRKCSRIKLWHGKRFSGKLDGVEFFGFKNALVQRLLRELVATVNDASDRSSAFNNTLEASSKVHDLEVNVTHKDLNLSSDCEKTVVITKRSRTDIGLVKKSACWSTHERSQTPDQVDEVKVLNSVPVKMDIDGQNVPSPVHELSVKSHEVLAYSKAEPCLIQVQSELPCVGICAAASSRGVDMPQEETVLDSQSADVQGVDSPVATGVNEKIQVLPDLLESRSPVLRDPQVHHFGALCVPDTYDSQQDITCATNFDDLRGEQLITRDEPVADLVFSEETKTESHSEEKSYYLKGDSGKSDFDSVDEDVTNSMIAILLPRAIPFLTYSSRKKRRITKQTKDISCTPKSDYIVNGAIPSAKVKPSDGCSSSDRQTKADHLRVTGLLDAESFRYVVPDSLDNDHFVGNELPPSDNAQSVAADLQELQEPKQKGSFLVFDATDSFACQNKTTESKKTFSHEEMQKDSDEMSQNNDVYALHPATPCPSAVPLDPLVKSENQCSISADVNYKPIQHFSKNSDLGIVPDCEDKVDNEARGPEFIPASGKQESFPESTESEMQKYGAPLSESIICRSIEDQCVTEICNGSRNSEIPTPCQAVANGDSDSSKALFNGGWLEGQISNLQNQNVEDALVQNHVLHDQKSSVTGKKKDMKIIGGRNLCVAHPDGFIDNDKIGILHSDSMYQIPDQGRATSQTCASHIEEDKVEINSNCLGENDLNDEIKDTMKFIGCYSLPMRISSITLTKNSDDIYICVSCGLLEDRKRDLFLYKLSAEENCLGNPCIVGYTSMSLPALKDEFGREIACDKSTLQFTPDASGLVLVDSIRMPYCREKVLHCLCPQCESCCFEENAVKIVQIKPGYVSLIKKLNTLYPVHSVLVCEPDHLIALDESGRIYIWIMNSAWSVQTEVFVIPSYDFLPSRIVELKRMPKSASMVVGHNGYGEFSLWDIIKRSVISRFSAAASSVLDFQPISLFSWPTKGISHDKDVMKGCVRKLEEATMMWFSRNTGANISYPREGEDIAVWLLIRTSSESDGQSTCYSHNCHFDSDGCWRPGLLIKNTVILGSALYTSTTAVGASSGSGIIGTQEGRVYVWELITGRKLGALHDLEGNEVLHISTDHFTSSVVAIAGDRQLCVYLHK
- the LOC130809378 gene encoding uncharacterized protein LOC130809378 isoform X2; this translates as MRNQTALKFYPLEFSIQDRGTRSTGAPLGYPYPVGYQARRTHKALTYKLEIFEGSKGPIFQITSNDKQFGSGDTPDRACENFQRKCSRIKLWHGKRFSGKLDGVEFFGFKNALVQRLLRELVATVNDASDRSSAFNNTLEASSKVHDLEVNVTHKDLNLSSDCEKTVVITKRSRTDIGLVKKSACWSTHERSQTPDQVDEVKVLNSVPVKMDIDGQNVPSPVHELSVKSHEVLAYSKAEPCLIQVQSELPCVGICAAASSRGVDMPQEETVLDSQSADVQGVDSPVATGVNEKIQVLPDLLESRSPVLRDPQVHHFGALCVPDTYDSQQDITCATNFDDLRGEQLITRDEPVADLVFSEETKTESHSEEKSYYLKGDSGKSDFDSVDEDVTNSMIAILLPRAIPFLTYSSRKKRRITKQTKDISCTPKSDYIVNGAIPSAKVKPSDGCSSSDRQTKADHLRVTGLLDAESFRYVVPDSLDNDHFVGNELPPSDNAQSVAADLQELQEPKQKGSFLVFDATDSFACQNKTTESKKTFSHEEMQKDSDEMSQNNDVYALHPATPCPSAVPLDPLVKSENQCSISADVNYKPIQHFSKNSDLGIVPDCEDKVDNEARGPEFIPASGKQESFPESTESEMQKYGAPLSESIICRSIEDQCVTEICNGSRNSEIPTPCQAVANGDSDSSKALFNGGWLEGQISNLQNQNVEDALVQNHVLHDQKSSVTGKKKDMKIIGGRNLCVAHPDGFIDNDKIGILHSDSMYQIPDQGRATSQTCASHIEEDKVEINSNCLGENDLNDEIKDTMKFIGCYSLPMRISSITLTKNSDDIYICVSCGLLEDRKRDLFLYKLSAEENCLGNPCIVGYTSMSLPALKDEFGREIACDKSTLQFTPDASGLVLVDSIRMPYCREKVLHCLCPQCESCCFEENAVKIVQIKPGYVSLIKKLNTLYPVHSVLVCEPDHLIALDESGRIYIWIMNSAWSVQTEVFVIPSYDFLPSRIVELKRMPKSASMVVGHNGYGEFSLWESSSNTKLVVKLFVFVLDLARDIIKRSVISRFSAAASSVLDFQPISLFSWPTKGISHDKDVMKGCVRKLEEATMMWFSRNTGANISYPREGEDIAVWLLIRTSSESDGQSTCYSHNCHFDSDGCWRPGLLIKNTVILGSALYTSTTAVGASSGSGIIGTQEGRVYVWELITGRKLGALHDLEGNEVLHISTDHFTSSVVAIAGDRQLCVYLHK
- the LOC130809378 gene encoding uncharacterized protein LOC130809378 isoform X6 produces the protein MANSDEDAKSDGLEILSIGVLYSGPWDKKYWSSSRFFGFKNALVQRLLRELVATVNDASDRSSAFNNTLEASSKVHDLEVNVTHKDLNLSSDCEKTVVITKRSRTDIGLVKKSACWSTHERSQTPDQVDEVKVLNSVPVKMDIDGQNVPSPVHELSVKSHEVLAYSKAEPCLIQVQSELPCVGICAAASSRGVDMPQEETVLDSQSADVQGVDSPVATGVNEKIQVLPDLLESRSPVLRDPQVHHFGALCVPDTYDSQQDITCATNFDDLRGEQLITRDEPVADLVFSEETKTESHSEEKSYYLKGDSGKSDFDSVDEDVTNSMIAILLPRAIPFLTYSSRKKRRITKQTKDISCTPKSDYIVNGAIPSAKVKPSDGCSSSDRQTKADHLRVTGLLDAESFRYVVPDSLDNDHFVGNELPPSDNAQSVAADLQELQEPKQKGSFLVFDATDSFACQNKTTESKKTFSHEEMQKDSDEMSQNNDVYALHPATPCPSAVPLDPLVKSENQCSISADVNYKPIQHFSKNSDLGIVPDCEDKVDNEARGPEFIPASGKQESFPESTESEMQKYGAPLSESIICRSIEDQCVTEICNGSRNSEIPTPCQAVANGDSDSSKALFNGGWLEGQISNLQNQNVEDALVQNHVLHDQKSSVTGKKKDMKIIGGRNLCVAHPDGFIDNDKIGILHSDSMYQIPDQGRATSQTCASHIEEDKVEINSNCLGENDLNDEIKDTMKFIGCYSLPMRISSITLTKNSDDIYICVSCGLLEDRKRDLFLYKLSAEENCLGNPCIVGYTSMSLPALKDEFGREIACDKSTLQFTPDASGLVLVDSIRMPYCREKVLHCLCPQCESCCFEENAVKIVQIKPGYVSLIKKLNTLYPVHSVLVCEPDHLIALDESGRIYIWIMNSAWSVQTEVFVIPSYDFLPSRIVELKRMPKSASMVVGHNGYGEFSLWESSSNTKLVVKLFVFVLDLARDIIKRSVISRFSAAASSVLDFQPISLFSWPTKGISHDKDVMKGCVRKLEEATMMWFSRNTGANISYPREGEDIAVWLLIRTSSESDGQSTCYSHNCHFDSDGCWRPGLLIKNTVILGSALYTSTTAVGASSGSGIIGTQEGRVYVWELITGRKLGALHDLEGNEVLHISTDHFTSSVVAIAGDRQLCVYLHK